The proteins below come from a single Holdemania massiliensis genomic window:
- a CDS encoding type IV pilus twitching motility protein PilT — translation MDLQGWMDQGRAMDCTDLHLTVGLPVVARMLGELTIIGDEPLTKEEIHAMLGTVMNRTQQEEYQKGDLDFGFQDAHGYSVRVNAYYQKGNPCAALRLLRNTIPTFDDLMIPEAVRKLSTLPRGLVLVTGPTGSGKSTTMAAMINSISHSRKAHIITIEDPIEYRFDHASSIVHQREVGVDVASFADALRSALREDPDVILVGEMRDFETIQAAIRAAETGHLVISTLHTNSAVSTIDRIIDVFPEAQQGQIRVQLASVLKGVVTQQLLVRQDQPGRLAAFEILLTNDAVAAMIRENKGHQISSVLQTGQKAGMRQMDYDLARLVQEGKISEKTARERCLKEADLQQYLSYTVSSASTYFF, via the coding sequence ATGGATTTACAGGGCTGGATGGATCAAGGAAGGGCGATGGACTGCACCGATCTGCATTTGACAGTAGGGCTGCCGGTAGTCGCAAGAATGTTAGGAGAACTGACAATCATCGGAGATGAGCCGCTAACGAAAGAAGAAATACATGCAATGCTGGGGACGGTGATGAATCGGACGCAGCAGGAGGAATATCAAAAAGGGGATTTAGACTTTGGGTTTCAGGATGCACATGGGTACAGTGTGCGTGTCAACGCGTATTATCAAAAAGGGAATCCTTGCGCGGCACTGCGTCTGCTAAGAAATACCATTCCTACGTTTGATGATCTGATGATTCCGGAGGCAGTGCGGAAGCTGTCAACGCTGCCGCGTGGATTGGTTTTGGTAACGGGGCCAACAGGAAGCGGAAAATCAACGACGATGGCAGCCATGATCAATTCCATCTCACATTCACGAAAGGCGCATATCATCACGATTGAAGATCCGATTGAATATCGTTTTGACCATGCTTCCAGCATTGTACATCAGCGGGAAGTGGGTGTCGATGTGGCTTCGTTTGCGGATGCCCTGCGCAGTGCTCTGCGCGAAGATCCGGATGTCATTCTGGTGGGCGAGATGCGCGACTTTGAAACAATCCAAGCGGCGATCCGGGCAGCGGAAACAGGGCATTTGGTTATTTCAACGCTGCATACCAATTCCGCGGTCAGTACGATTGACCGCATTATCGACGTATTCCCGGAAGCTCAGCAGGGTCAGATTCGCGTGCAGCTGGCCAGCGTGCTGAAAGGTGTTGTAACCCAACAGCTGCTGGTACGTCAGGATCAGCCGGGAAGACTCGCTGCCTTTGAGATTCTGCTGACCAATGACGCTGTTGCGGCGATGATCCGTGAAAACAAAGGGCATCAGATCAGCAGTGTTTTACAAACTGGACAAAAGGCCGGAATGCGGCAGATGGATTACGATCTTGCACGGTTAGTTCAGGAAGGGAAGATCTCAGAAAAAACCGCGCGTGAGCGGTGTTTGAAAGAAGCCGATTTACAACAGTATTTGTCGTATACTGTGTCCTCGGCTTCGACCTATTTTTTCTAA
- a CDS encoding type II secretion system protein, with protein MKKFRKNNKKGFTLIELIVVVAILVALMLMLVPRLTGFTDDATKTANQANARAVYTAVKASETALSTGLYSTTSGAANYNATTKVCGVDVFTAFWDSKETVSTKCTVNYDASDTAKANAVSVTYGDTSKSKTVGTYPIPESTNEEE; from the coding sequence ATGAAAAAGTTTAGAAAGAACAACAAAAAGGGTTTCACCTTAATCGAATTGATCGTCGTTGTAGCGATCTTGGTTGCATTGATGTTGATGTTGGTTCCACGCTTGACAGGATTCACTGATGATGCAACAAAGACAGCGAATCAGGCCAATGCAAGGGCTGTTTATACTGCGGTAAAAGCAAGTGAAACGGCTTTAAGCACAGGTTTGTATAGTACGACATCCGGTGCTGCAAATTATAATGCAACTACAAAAGTTTGTGGAGTTGACGTGTTTACAGCTTTTTGGGACAGTAAAGAAACGGTAAGTACTAAATGTACAGTTAATTATGATGCTTCGGATACAGCAAAAGCAAATGCAGTTTCAGTTACTTATGGGGATACTTCAAAATCTAAAACAGTTGGAACATACCCAATACCTGAATCAACGAATGAAGAAGAATAA
- a CDS encoding prepilin peptidase, which yields MEWIIVLFFFLFGLVIGSYLNVAIYRLPLHLSTAKGRSFCPQCHHTLSALDLVPLFSWLGLRGKCRYCHAPISPRYPLIESLTGILYAGCGYFYGPTPEAILHCLFLSILVVMAMIDWDTMEIPDRLSVFILMLGVAALALDPASIPSRVLGALIISIPLWILSRFNLMGGGDVKIMCAAGFYLGAPLVMTAFVLSSFVGALAALYLMIHKKKDRKSEIPFGPFLAIGLTLSVYWGNTLIQAYLSLF from the coding sequence ATGGAATGGATTATCGTTCTGTTTTTCTTTTTATTCGGTCTGGTTATCGGGTCTTATCTCAATGTGGCGATTTATCGGCTGCCTCTGCATCTGTCCACAGCCAAAGGGCGCAGCTTCTGTCCTCAGTGCCATCACACTTTATCGGCTTTGGATTTAGTCCCTTTGTTCAGCTGGTTGGGTTTGCGCGGAAAATGCCGATATTGCCACGCCCCGATCTCACCGCGTTATCCGTTGATTGAAAGCTTAACCGGTATCCTCTATGCCGGCTGCGGTTATTTTTACGGTCCGACTCCGGAAGCGATTCTGCATTGCTTATTTCTGTCAATCTTAGTGGTCATGGCAATGATCGACTGGGATACGATGGAGATTCCTGACCGCTTATCGGTCTTTATTTTAATGTTAGGCGTCGCTGCCCTTGCTTTAGATCCAGCTTCAATTCCCAGCCGGGTTCTGGGTGCCTTGATCATCTCTATCCCGCTGTGGATCTTATCCCGCTTTAATTTAATGGGCGGCGGGGACGTCAAGATCATGTGTGCTGCCGGATTCTATCTGGGGGCCCCCTTGGTCATGACCGCCTTTGTCTTAAGCAGCTTCGTCGGAGCGCTGGCCGCTTTGTATCTCATGATTCACAAAAAAAAGGACCGGAAATCAGAGATTCCCTTTGGTCCCTTTCTGGCTATCGGCTTAACCCTCAGCGTCTATTGGGGCAACACGCTGATTCAAGCTTATTTATCTTTGTTCTAA